The Pyxidicoccus trucidator genomic sequence CAGGTGTCGCGCCTCCCCACCTGGTTGGCGATGATGTCGAGCGGGCGTCCGCAGTGCGCGCAGCCGGGCATGGCCACCTCCAAGAGCGAAAGGGGCCATCATTGTGCCAGTGCGCGCGGAGGCGCGGTGGGTCTTCAGCGCTGCGGGCTGGAGACGAACGCCGGAGTGGGCTCCGAGGAGACGTGCACCGGCGGCGAGGACGGGCGCAGCTCGCCCATGGCGTCCACCAGCTGGTCGTCCAGGCGCTTGAGCAGGAACAGCATGTAGGCGGACACCGCGGCCAGCACCGACGCGAGGATGCCCAGCATCATGCCGCGCTGCCACTGGTGCGCGCGCCCCAGTACGGCCCGGCGCTCGGCGAAGGTCTTCAGCTGCGCGTCCGCCGCCGTGCCGTCCAGCCGGTTGGCGTAGTCCTCGGCCTGGGCGGTGCCGCGCTCCATCAGCCACTGCCCCTGCACCTGCAGGGCGTCCGCGCGCGTGTAGCAGTAACCCGCCGCACCCGCTGACAGCAGGGAGATGCACAACGCCGCAGTCACGCTCCGGGTACCCATTTCAACGTCCTCCGGACCCGCCGTTGCGCGGGTCTGGACACCCGCGACTGCTCCGGCTTCCCGAAGACAGTAGCGGATGGTAGGGAGCCCCCCTGACATGGGCAAGCCCTACCGTCCTAAAGACCACTATTTCCAGAAAGCCAAGCAAGAGGGGCTGCGCGCCCGCTCGGCGTTCAAGGTCGACGAGCTCATCAAGCGCTTCCCCATGGTGAAGAAGGGGCACGTGGTGCTCGACCTGGGGGCGGCGCCGGGAGGCTTCCTCCAGATTCTGGCGGAGGCGGTGGGGACGTCGGGGCGGGTCATCGGGGTGGACATCGTCGCCATCCGTCCCTTCACCCAGCGGTATGTGCAGACCGCGGTGCTGGACGTGCTGGCGGACGACTTCGACGCGAAGCTGTCCGCGCTGTACGACGGCCCCTTCGACGCGGTCATCTCCGACATGGCGCCCAAGACGAGCGGCATCAAGGCCACGGACGAGGCGCGCAGCCTGCGGCTCGCGGGCAAGGCGCTGGAATTGGCCGTCGCGCGGGGCCGGCCCGGCTCGTCCTTCGTGGCCAAGGTGTTCATGGGCGGGGACTTCGAGGACTTCCGCAACCAGGTGCGCGCCCTCTTCGAGGAGGTGAAGGTGGTGCGTCCCGAGGCCACGCGCGGCGCCAGCATGGAGGTCTACCTCGTGGGGCTGCGCCGGAAGGCGCCCGAGACTCCGGCACCCTGACGTTCATTGTGGAACGAAGTAGCGGCCGGCTGTGTCTAGAGTGCCGCCCATGCATCGGACCCTCTGGACCCGCGCGTCCTCCTCCGCCCTGTTGCTGCTGTTGTCGCTGCTGCTGACCGCCTCGCCCGCACTGGGGCAGGGGAAGGCCCCGCCTTCGTGGAAGGCCATCGACGCGCTCGTGTCGGAGCAGAAGGTGGAGGCCGCGGCGCAGGGCGCCGAGGCCCGCCTGGAGCGGGCGAAGGGCCGCGCGGACGAGGCGGAGTGGGTGAAGGCGCTGGTGCGCACGGTACAGCTGCGCACCGCCCTGCACGGGTACGAGACGTCGGTGCGCTTCCTGCGCGAGCAGGCCTGGCCCAAGGGCGTGCTGCCGCGCGCCACGCTGAACCTCTTCTACGCGAGCTCGCTCGTCACGTACGCGCAGGCGTACGGGTGGGAGGTGCGCCAGCGCGAGGCGGTGGCCTCCACCGGCCCGGTGGACCTCAAGTCGTGGACGTACGAGCAGATCCTCACCGAGGCGCAGCGCGCCTACGAGGAGGTGTGGAAGCAGCGCGAGCAGCTGGGCACCGAGCCGGTGAAGGCGCTGGCCGAGTACATCCAGCCCAACACGTACCCGGCGGGCATCCGCTCCACGCTGCGTGACGCCGTCTCGTACCTGTGGGTGGGCGTGCTGGCGGACAGCTCCCACTGGCGGCCCGAGCATGCCAACGAGGTGTACCGCCTGGACCTGCGCGCGCTCCTGGAGGGCACGCCGACGGTGGCGCTGACGGACCCGAACGTCCACCCGCTGGTGAAGGTGACGGCGGTGCTGGGCGATTTGGAGGCGTGGCACCGTGCCGCCGGCCGGCGCGAGGCGGCGCTGGAGGCGCGGCTGAAGCGCTACGAGGTGCTGTACGCGCACTTCACCGAGAAGGACGACCAGACCCGCATCCGCCAGCACCTCGCCGCGCACCTCGCGCCCTTCCGCGACGTGGCGTGGTGGGGCATGGGGCAGGGGCTGCTCGCGGAATTGGAGCGCGCCGCGGACCACGCGGTGCGCGCGCACGCGCTGGCGAAGACCTGCGTGGACGCCTTCCCCAAGACGCCAGGCTCGCAGCGCTGCGCCGCCTTGCTGAGCGCGCTGGAGGCCCCGGACTTCCGCCTGACCTCCATGCAGTCGGATGGCCCGCGCCGTCGCTCCGTCGAGCTCACCCACCGCAACGTGCCGGCCGTCCACTTCCGCGCCTACGCCTTCGACCTGGAGAAGCGGCTGACGAAGGTGGACGACTACAACATCCTGCCCTACGGGGACGCGATACTCCGCCAGATGGCGGGCCAGAAGCCGGTGGCCTCGTGGAGCGTCCAGCTTCCCCAGACGCAGGACTTCCGGGAGCACCGCACCTTCGTCACGCCGCCGCTGGAGCAGCCGGGCACATACATCATCGCCGTCTCCGCGCGCGAGGACTTCGGCACCAAGGACAACCGCGTGCAGGCGGTGTTCATGACGGTGTCGCCGTGGGTCATCGTCACGCGCAGCACCGGCGGCACCTCGGTGGAGGCGCGGGTGCTGCAGGGCGACTCCGGCCGGCCCGCGACGGAAGTCCCCGTGAGGCTCATCCTCGTCGACTACAACAAGGGCTTCCGCGAGGCGGCCAAAGCCACCACGGACCCGCAGGGGGAGGTGACCTTCCCGGCGCCCCAGGGGCAGCGGTACCAAAGCTACATCCTGGTGGCGGGGCGCGGGCGCGACACGCTGCTGCACCCCGGCGGCTTCTCGTTCTACTCGCGCGACGAGCCGAAGGAGCACACCTCGTCGCTCGTCTTCACGGACCGCACCGTGTACCGCCCGTTGCAGAAGGTGCTGTGGAAGGCCGTGGCCTTCCGTGGGCGCGGCGACCAGGCGCGCTACCGGACGCTGCCGGCGGAGCGGCTGGTGGTGTCGCTGATGGACCCCAACCACCAGGTGGTCGAGCGCAAGGAAGTGCGCACCAACGGGTTCGGCTCGGCGGCGGGAGAGTTCGTCGTGCCCACCGGCCGCGTGCTCGGCGGATGGACGGTGCGGGTGGAGTCGGGTGGCGCCGCCAGCATCCGCGTGGAGGAGTACAAGCGGCCCACCTTCGAGGTGACGCTGAAGGACCCGGACGCGCCGCTGCGCATCAACCGGCCGGCCACCTTCAAGGGCGAGGCGCGCTACTACTTCGGCCTGCCGGTGGCGTCCGGCACCGTGCGCTGGCGTGCCTTCCGCGAGCCGGTGCTGCCCTGGTGGTGGTGGTGGGACACGTCCTCCATTCCCGTGAAGCGGCAGGTGGTGGCGTCCGGCACGTCCGCGCTGGCCGAGGACGGCGGCTTCGGCATCACCTTCACCCCCGAGGTGGACGAGCGCTCCTCGCGCACGCCGGGGCTCACCTGGCGCTATCGAATCGAAGCGGACGCGACGGACGAGGGCGGTGAGACGCGCTCGGCCAACCGCGCCTTCCGGCTCGGCTTCGTCGCGGTGGAGGGACGCGTGGACGCGGACGAGGGCTTCTTCCGCGAGGGCGTGGCCGCCGAGGTGCGGCTGGTGCGCTCCACGCTGGACGGCGCGCCGCAGCCCGGCGCGGGCCGCTGGCGGCTCGTGGCCCTGAAGCAGCCCGCTCAGCCCCTGCTGCCCGCGGACGAGCCCGTCGTGGCGCCTCCCACCGTGGAGGTGGACCCGGAGGCGGTGCGTACGCCCACGCCGGGCGACAAGCTCCGGCCGCGCTGGGGCACGGAGTACACGCCGAAGGCGACGCTGGCCCGCTGGCAGGACGGCACCGAGCAGGCGAAGGGCGCCGTGCAGCACGACGCGGAGGGCGTGGCCCGGGTGAAGCTGCCCGCGCTGAAGGCCGGGGCGTACCGGCTGCACTACGAGACGACGGACGCCTTCGGTCAGACGTTCACCGTGGCGCGTGAGGTGCTGGTGGCCGGCGCGGCCGCGCCGATTGCACTGCCCGCGTCGCTGGTGCTGGAGCGCGACACGGTGCGAGTGGGCGAGGTGGCGCGGCTGCTGGCCTTCTCCGGCTACGAGGGACAGCCCCTGATGCTGGACCTGTACCAGGGCGAGCGGCGCGTGCTGCGCAAGGCGCTGACGGGCGGCAAGGCCCCGGTGGTGGTGGAGGTGCCGGTGACGGAGGACTTGCGCGGCGGCTTCACCGCGGTGCTGGTGGCCGTGCGCGACTGGCAGTACCTCAGCTTCTCCGAGCCCGTGTTCGTCCCGTGGGACGACAAGGAGCTGGCGCTGGAGTTCGCCACCTTCCGCGACAAGCTGCGGCCCGGCGCGAAGGAGACGTGGCGCGTGACGGTGCGCGGGCCGAAGGGCGCGAAGGTGGAGGCCGGCGCCGCCGAGCTGCTCGCGTATATGTATGACCAGTCGCTGGACCTGTTCGCGCCGCACGTGCCGCAGAGCGTGGCGTCGCTCTATCCGCGCCGCGCGACGACGGTGGACCTGCGCGCGTCGCTGGGGGTATCTGGCGCCCAGTGGCTCGTCAGCGACGACTTCGGCGAGGTGAAGGGGTGGGAGCCGCCGACGCCGGACTCCCTGCGCTTCGAGGACAGCTATGGCCTGGGAGGCCCCGGCTACCGGCGCAACAAGGGCTATACGATGGGGGGCATGGTGCACCGCCAGGCCGCCTCGGCCCCCAGGCCGACCGCCGCGCGGGAGGCCAGGTCGTTCGAGTCGCTCGAGGGTGCGCCGCCTCCACCGCCCCCCGCGCCTCCCGCCGAGGCGGCGAAGCAGGAGTCGAAGGCGCAGGCGGATGGCCGGGCCCAGGCGGCCGAGGCCGCTCCCGCCGAGGGGCTCCGCTCCAACTTCGCGGAGACGGCGTTCTGGGTGCCGCAGCTCCTCATGGGGCCGGATGGTACGGCGACGCTGGAGTTCACCGTGCCCGACTCGGTGACGGCGTGGAGCGTGTGGGTCCACGCGCTGACGCGTGACTTGAAGGGCGGCTCGGTGCAGCGCACCACCCGCAGCGTGAAGGAGCTGATGGTGCGGCCGTACGTGCCGCGCTTCCTGCGCGAGGGCGACCGGGCGGTGCTGGAGGTGGTGGTGAACAACGCGGCGGAGCGGCCCCAGCAGGGCACGCTGACGCTCGACATCGTGGACGCCCAGACGCAGAAGAGCCTGCTGGCGGACTTCGGCGTCAAGGGCGCGTCCCAGTCCTTCAACGTGGCGGCCGGCCGGGGCACGAACCTGCGCTTCGCGCTCACCGCGCCCGCGAAGGTGGGGGCGGTGGCCTTCCGCGTGGAGGCGCGCGCCGGCAACCTGAGCGACGGCGAGCTGCGCCCGCTGCCCGTGCTCCCGGGCCGCATGCACCTGGCGCAGTCGCGCTTCGTCACGCTGAAGGGGAAGTCCTCGAAGACGATGACCTTCGAGGACCTGCGCGCGGGTGGGGACCCGACGCGGGTGAACGAGCAGCTCGTCGTCACGGTGGACGCGCAGCTCTTCTACGCGGCGCTCCAGTCGCTGCCGTACCTGATGGACTACCCCTACGAGTGCACGGAGCAGACGCTCAACCGCTTCGTGTCCTCCGGCATCCTCGCCAGCCTCTACGGGCAGTACCCCGAGGTGGCGAAGATGGCGAAGAAGCTGAGCGAGCGCTCCACCCGCTTCGAGACGTGGGACGCGGTGGACCCGAACCGGAAGATGTCGCTGGAGGAGACGCCCTGGCTGGAGATGGCCAAGGGCGGCGGGGACGCGGACGCCGACCTGGTGCGGGTGCTGGACCCGAAGGTGGCCGCCGCCGAGCGCACCGCGTCCATGGCGAAGCTGCGCAAGGCGCAGACGTCCAGCGGTGGCTTCCCGTGGTGGCCGGGCGGGCCGCCGTCGCCGTACATGACGCTCTACATCCTCCACGGCCTGTCGCGCGCCATGGAGTACGGCGTGGAAGTCCCGCCGGAGATGACGCGCAACGCGTGGGGCTACGTGGCCCGCCACTTCCGCGACGAGTACGCGGAGAAGCTGATGAAGAAGAACCAGGGCTGGGAGTTCCTCACCTTCCTCAACTACGTGGCCTCCGCGTACCCCAACGAGCGCTTCACGGGCGAGGCCCTCACCGCCGCCGAGCGCGAGCGGATGCTGGCCTTCAGCTACAAGCACTGGAAGAAGCACTCGCCGTACCTCAAGGGCTACCTGGCGCTGACGCTCAAGCGCGCGGGGCAGGGCAAGGACGCCGAGCGGGTCTGGGAGAGCGTCATGGACTCCGCCAAGACGAGCGAGGAGCTGGGCACGTACTGGGCGCCCGAGGACCGCAGCTGGCTCTGGTACAACGACACCACGGAGACGCACGCCTTCGCGCTGCGCACGCTGACGGAGCTGAAGCCGAAGGACCCGCGGCGCGAGGGGCTGGTGCAGTGGCTGCTGCTGGACAAGAAGCTCAACCACTGGAAGTCCACCCGCGCCACGGCGGAGGCGCTCTACGCGCTGGTGAAGTACCTCCAGTCGGAGGGGGCGCTGGGCGTGCGTGAGGACGCGAAGGTGACGGTGGGCCCGCGCGTGGTGCAGATGGAGTTCTCCCCGGACGAGTACACCGGGAAGAAGAACCAGGTGGTGGTGCCGGGGCCGGAGCTGAACCCGGCGACCATGAGCTCGGTGGTGGTGGAGAAGACGACGCCGGGCTTCGCCTTCGCCTCCGCCACGTGGCACTTCTCCACGGAGAAGCTGCCGGAGGAGGAGCGCGGCGACTTCTTCCAGGTGTCGCGGCGCTACTTCCGGCGCGAGCGCGAGGGCCGCGAGGCGGTGCTCCAGCCGCTGGCGGAAGGCGCGGCGCTCAAGCCCGGTGACGAGGTGGAGGTGCAAATCTCCCTGCGCACGAAGCACGCGGCGGAGTACGTCCACCTGAGAGACCCCCGCGCCGCGGGCCTGGAGCCGGAGAACGCGCAGTCCCGCCACAAGTGGGACCTGGGCATCGTCTGGTACGAGGAGACGCGGGACTCGGGCACCAACTTCTTCTTCGAGTGGCTGCCCGCCGGCGAGTACACCTTCAAGTACCGCCTGCGCGCCAACATGGCCGGCACCTTCCGAGTGGGCCCCGCCACCGTGCAGTCCATGTACGCGCCCGAGTTCACCGCGTACTCCACGGGCGCGGTGCTCACGGTGAGCCCGGCGAAGTAACCCACGGCGGGCCCGCGGGAGCGCGAGCATCCACTCCCGCGGGTCGCCGTAACCGTCACGGGGTTGCGGTTGATATTTAATTGCGCTTAATCCCGCTTAATCCGTGTCCCGCGTAGGGTGGCCGCCACCTGTCGCCCGGCGCTGGAGGCATGAGGCCGCACGCCCGGGTCGGCAGGTCCGACAACCCGAGGGGTGGACCCATGTTCAAGCAGGTGCTTCGTCCGTTGTGTCTGGGTGTGCTGGTGGCCTGTGCTTCCGCCTGCGGCGGAGAGCTGGACGCGCTGGAAGTCGAAGAGGTCGGCACGGCGGAGCAGGGCGTGTGCCAGGTGGGCTCGTACATCAGCGAGTGCCGTGACTTCGGGAACGGCGGCTACTCGAGCCCGTCGTGCCCGGGCCAGTTCGCGTGGAGCTACTGGAACTGCAAGCAGTACCGGTACTACTCGGGCCCCACCACCTACTACTACCGCCAGGAGTGCGGCCCGCAGAAGACCATGTGCGGCAGCAGTGCCACCACGCCGCCGGGGCTGCCCGAGGCCCGGTGCAAGCAGAACTGCTGAGCCGCTGAGCGGGCACCGGGGCCGTGCGTCTGGCGCGCGGCCTCGGGCCGATTCATCGAGGCAGGGGCTGCTCCAGCTCGCTCACGGGAGCAGTGAAGGCCGGAGCGACTGAGTCCCTCGCTCGGAGGGACCTGTCCGCGTTCAGCCTCAGTCCCCGCAGGTGGCCTTTTCGTCGGTGGGGTACAGGGTGGCGATGCCGTAGGTGCCATTCCGGGTGCCGCACCAGATGCGCCAGCTCGTGCCGCCCAGGTCCGGCGCGGAGTACACGCCGCCTTCCTTCTTCGCCCCGCCGCGCGCGCAGCACCGTGCGAAGGCCCGCGTGCCGATGGCCACCAGACCCACCGCGTCCGGCGAGCGCGAGAAACCGCCAAGCTTCTTCTCGCCGCAGGACCACGGCGCCACGCCGCGGAACTTGATGAGGTACTCGTCACCCTTCTGCGCACTGCCTCCGCGAGCCGGGCCGCCGTAGCAGAGCTTCCCCTCGGACTCGAGCTGTGCGTAGCGCGGCAGGAAGTGCAGCCCGCCAATGGGGCCACGGTCCCATTCGTCTCCGCAGAACACGTGCGTGAAGGCGTTGCGCGGGCCGGTGCTCACCCACAGCCCCGTGAGCCACTCGAGGTTGCCCTGCCGTGCTCCCGGCCGCCCCGCGACGGACAGCGCCGTCTGGATGCGCGCGTCGTTGTAGTGCCGGGAGAAGAAGCGCTGCACGTCCCCCGCGCTCACGCTCACGTCCGGGCGCGCCGGGCACAGGTCCAGCACCTCGCGGTCCAGCGGCGTCAGCGCCGGCAGCTTGCCGAACAGGGGCTTCGTGTCACACGTCGTCGCGCAGCCCGTGGCGGGCTTCCAGTCCGCTCGCACCGTGGCCGGGCGCGAGGATGCGACCTGGACGTCGCCGGCGCCGCGCTCCTCGTCGGAGGACTCCCGGGCCGCGCTGGCGAAGCGGGCCTGCTGCTCTGTCCGGCCTCGGGCCTGCTGCGCGGAGTGGGCCCGGTCCGCCTCCGCCAGGGCCGCCGCGTCCGGGGCTCGGGGCGCCGCGGCCTCCGGCGCGCCCTCGCACAGCACCCAGCCTTCCGCGGCGGGGCCGCGCAGCTTGCACCACGCGCGGCCGGGGCCGCCCTTCTTCAAGAGCGGGTACGACGTGCCCGGCTCCACCGTGAAGACCACCTTCGTCGACTCGGGCTGCTCCACCGCGTCCACGCGGGCGTCGGAGACGAAGGCTCCGGGGCCGGCCAGGACGGGGAGGGCCGTGAGGAGGCAGAGGGCAAGGAAGGGGAGGGGAAGACGCATGGCGCGCGGGAGTCTACAGCGTCCCGCCGGCCGCTCGGGAAGAGCGGCCCGGAGGGACGGGTCGGCGCGTGGGACGTCCCCCTCCCGTCCGGCATTCAACCGGGCTTCACCGGGAGCAGGCGGGCGGGCTCTTCCGGATGCGCGGAGGTGGTTGCACGGAGGCGCACAGTCGAGACCTCCGCTCCCGGAGGCCCGCCGGGTGGAATGACTGTTCCTTCCGCAGTACCCGGGCCGAGGCGGCAAGGCAGCCGCCCTTGCCCACACGTTGTCAGAACCGCGGGCCTCAGCCGAGCTTCAGGCGCACTGCGTTCGGCTTGTCCGTCCGCGCCTTGCCGACCTGCACGGTGTACTCGCCCGGGCCGTACTCCGCCTTCAGGTCCGTCACCTTCTCGCCGTTGACGCGGACGCTGCCCTGGGCCATCGCCTCGCGGGCCTTCGTCGCCGAGGCCACCAGCTTCGTCTCCGGCAGCAGCTTGAAGAGGAGCTGCTTCTCCGCGCCGGCCAGCGACACCTCGATGAGCTCCAGGCTCGCCTGCGGCTGCTCCTTCTTCAGGTTGTCCCAGGCCTCCACCGCCTTGCGGCCGCCCTCCTCACCGTGGAAGCGCACCGCCATCTCCCGGGCGAAGTCCTTCTTCACCGTCATGGGGTGCAGCTCGCCGCCCTGCACCTTGGCCCGCGTCTCCGCCAGCTCCTTCAGCGGCTTGGCGGAGAGCAGCTCCAGGTACCGCCACATCAGGTCATCGGTGATGCTCATCAGCTTGCCGAAGATGGTCTCCGGCGGCTCGTCGATGCCCACGTAGTTGTCCAGGCTCTTGGACATCTTGTCGCCGGTAATCTTCCCGTCGACGAGCTTCGCGTTGAGCCCCTCGAGGATGGGCCCCGTCATGATGACCTGCGGCTCCAGCCCCTCCTCCTTCATGAGCTGGCGGCCCACGAGCAGGTTGAAGAGCTGATCCGTCGCGCCCAGCTCGATGTCCGACTTCAGCGCCACCGAGTCGTAGCCCTGCAGCAGCGGGTACATGAACTCGTGCAGGGAGATGGAGACGTTCTCCCGGAACCGCTTCTTGAAGTCGTCGCGCTCCAGCATGCGCTGCACCGAGTAGCGCGCCGCCAGGCGGATCATCCCCTCCGTGCCCAGCGCGTCCAGCCAGGTGGAGTTGAAGCGCACCTGCGTCTTGTCCGCGTCCAGCACCTTGAAGACCTGCTGCTTGTACGTCTCAGCGTTGGCCTTCACCTCGTCGCGCGTCAGCGCCGGGCGCGTGGCGTTGCGCCCCGTCGGGTCGCCGATGAGCGCCGTGAAGTCGCCGATGAGGAACACCACCGTGTGTCCGAAGTCCTGGAAGCGCCGCATCCGCGTCAGCAGGAGCGAGTGGCCGAGATGCAAATCCGGCCGGCTCGGGTCGAACCCCGCCTTGATGACCAGCGGCTTGCCCGCGTCATACGAGCGCTGGAGCTTCTTCTTCAGCTCCTCGGGCACCTGGATATCCACGGTGCCTCGGGTGACTTCTTCGAACTGCTCCTCGGGGGTCGCCTTGCGCAGCGCGTCCATGGTCATGACGCCGCGCAACCTAGCCGATTTGCTCCGCCCGTGGCGGCACTTCCTCGGGGGACGTCAGGTGCCCGGCAGGCGCTGGCGCACCCGCTCGATGCTCCGGGGCCGGCCCGTGGTGTCGTCGATGTCGATGACCACGCCCTGCAGGTACACCAGCTTCTCGGCCACCTCGTAGGGGGCCTTCTCTCCAAGAAAGCGCGCCACCGAGGACTCCTTCTTCATCCCGATGACGGAGTCCAGCGGGCCACACATGCCCACGTCGGTGATGAAGGCCGTGCCGCCGGGGAGGATTCGCTCATCCGCCGTCTGCACGTGCGTGTGCGTGCCCACCACCGCGGACACCTTGCCGTCCAGGTGCACGCCCATGGCGTTCTTCTCGCTGCTCGCCTCGCAGTGCATGTCCACCAGGATGCAGGGCGTCTGCTTGCGCAATTCCTCCACCAGGGGCAGCACCACCTCGAAGGGGCTGTCCTCGGTGCGCATGAAGACGCGCCCCTCCAGGTTGATGACGCCCAGGGCCCGGCCGTCGGCAAGCCGCACCAGCCCGTGCCCGCGTCCCGGCGTCCCCTTGGGGTAGTTCGCCGGACGCAGCAGCAGGTCCGGATGTTCCTTCACCCAGGGGAGGATGCCCTTCTTCGAGTAGAAATGGTTCCCGCTCGTCAGCAGCTGGATGCCGCTGGCGAGCAGGAAGGTCGCCGTCTCCGGGCTGATGCCGGCGCCGCCCTCGCTGTTCTCCGCGTTGGCGACGCACACGTCCACGCCATGCTCGGAGACCAGTCGGGGCAAGAGGGCGCGGACCGCCTGGAGTCCCGGGCGGCCCACGACATCTCCCATGAAGAGAGCCTTCACGTATCCAGGAAGTCCCAGTCGCGGTACAGGCCGCGCAGCGACTCGGACTCCGTCACGATGAGGTCCATGTCCACGTCGTCAGCCGTGGTGGGCAGCACCTGGACGACCTGGTCATTGAACGCCAGGCCGACCCTGCGACTGCGCTGGCTGGCCGCACGGAGGGTGGCATCGTAGTAGCCACCTCCACGCCCCAGCCGCTTGCCGTCCCGGGTGAAGCCCAGGCCCGGCACCACGAAGAGGTCTATCTGGTCCACCGGGATGAGGTCCGAGGAGTTGCTTGGCTCCCGCACCCCCAGCCTTCCCGGCTCCAGCTCGCTCTCCGACTTGATGGCCCTGAATGAGAGGATGCGCCCGTGGACGTGGGACAGCGGGTAGCAGACGATTTTGTCGTCCTGCAACGCCGCGATCAAAATGTCCCGTGTGGGCACCTCGCCCCGAATTGGGGCATACAAGGCCACAGTTCTCGCCTTCTGATAATACGGAGCTGCCAGAAACCGAGACTGAACCTTGAGACCCCGCGTGTCGATGATGTCCGGCGTCATCGCCTTGCGACGCGCCGTCAACTCCTCACGCAGGGTCTGCTTCCTCGCCGCCGCCTCTTCCACCACCGTCTCGCTCACCGCCGCCACTCCGCAGAAAAAGTCCCCCGCCGCATGGCCGTGTGCCCAGCGTCCATTGAACCCTCTGAAAGCCAGGTGGGAACCGAAATCATGCCGCCGCAGGCTTCCCTCATCCCCCGTGAGAGGGGAGGGCTTGCACATGGCGACCGAAACGGACCCCGGAATGGACGTATCGGTTCGAATTTCTGCTGGGCATCACGCGCCCCGCAGGGGACAGCCCTTTGTAACAAAAACAAAGCTACAGTGCTACCAAGTCCTCGAATCTATTGGGAAAACCCGTAAGAGTCTGGGGAAATGATAAGGACGGGGGACGGCGGGGTCAAGGCTTCCTCGCGCGTTTACAAGGCAGCCTCGCGGCTTCTATGATGAAAAGTACCCCTCACATGCTGCCCACGCTTTCAAACAAGGCACTCGCGACGATTCTTTCCGTCGCCTCTGGCCTCGCGTGGGCGGGGCCGGGGCCCAACATCTCTGGCCCCTACCTGGGAGATGCCTACGGCCAGGTCGACTTCCGGATGGAAGGCGAGCGGGTGGT encodes the following:
- a CDS encoding TIGR00282 family metallophosphoesterase, with the translated sequence MGDVVGRPGLQAVRALLPRLVSEHGVDVCVANAENSEGGAGISPETATFLLASGIQLLTSGNHFYSKKGILPWVKEHPDLLLRPANYPKGTPGRGHGLVRLADGRALGVINLEGRVFMRTEDSPFEVVLPLVEELRKQTPCILVDMHCEASSEKNAMGVHLDGKVSAVVGTHTHVQTADERILPGGTAFITDVGMCGPLDSVIGMKKESSVARFLGEKAPYEVAEKLVYLQGVVIDIDDTTGRPRSIERVRQRLPGT
- a CDS encoding 5-formyltetrahydrofolate cyclo-ligase, with the translated sequence MCKPSPLTGDEGSLRRHDFGSHLAFRGFNGRWAHGHAAGDFFCGVAAVSETVVEEAAARKQTLREELTARRKAMTPDIIDTRGLKVQSRFLAAPYYQKARTVALYAPIRGEVPTRDILIAALQDDKIVCYPLSHVHGRILSFRAIKSESELEPGRLGVREPSNSSDLIPVDQIDLFVVPGLGFTRDGKRLGRGGGYYDATLRAASQRSRRVGLAFNDQVVQVLPTTADDVDMDLIVTESESLRGLYRDWDFLDT